A genomic segment from Halomarina ordinaria encodes:
- a CDS encoding acyl-CoA dehydrogenase family protein yields the protein MDFSEPSEAVQITKALDDFIEREVAPLEDAHPEFLGEDYQRHIVDEDGYQVPAYREIVETIRERSAEAGFYGMGMPEEVGGGGLSVLTNAVVVEHLADRPPGFHGAITGGAGGPTPVLLACDEDQRERYLDPLMAGEVTTCFALTEPDHGSDPHYMDATAERDGDEWVIDANKYWITNGPYADFAMVFARTAGEKGDYEGITCFLVDSEDYEVAKVHRTMGLTPGGQCELRFDGVRVDEGQVLGEVDRGFQTAMNWIGGGRINIAANAVGNAQFLLDLAVEYARERETFGKPIGHRQGVSFQLADLATDAETTRQLYRYAAWKIDEGERARKEESMAKLRGAQLNNRAADVAMQVYGGAGFMKDQPIERQYRTARVLRIFEGTDEIQKRTIARELI from the coding sequence ATGGACTTCAGCGAACCGTCCGAGGCGGTCCAGATAACGAAGGCCCTCGACGACTTCATCGAGCGCGAGGTCGCACCGCTGGAGGACGCCCACCCGGAGTTCCTCGGGGAGGACTACCAGCGCCACATCGTCGACGAGGACGGCTATCAGGTCCCCGCGTACCGCGAAATCGTCGAGACGATACGGGAGAGGAGCGCCGAGGCGGGTTTCTACGGGATGGGGATGCCCGAGGAGGTCGGTGGCGGGGGGCTCTCGGTCCTCACGAACGCCGTCGTCGTCGAACACCTCGCCGACCGGCCGCCGGGCTTCCACGGCGCCATCACCGGCGGCGCGGGCGGGCCGACGCCGGTGCTGCTCGCGTGCGACGAGGACCAGCGCGAGCGCTACCTCGACCCGCTGATGGCCGGGGAGGTGACGACGTGTTTCGCGCTCACCGAACCCGACCACGGGAGCGACCCCCACTACATGGACGCCACCGCCGAGCGGGACGGCGACGAGTGGGTCATCGACGCGAACAAGTACTGGATCACGAACGGCCCCTACGCCGACTTCGCGATGGTGTTCGCGCGCACCGCCGGTGAGAAGGGCGACTACGAGGGCATCACCTGTTTCCTCGTCGACAGCGAGGACTACGAGGTGGCGAAGGTCCACCGGACGATGGGGCTCACCCCGGGCGGGCAGTGCGAACTCCGCTTCGACGGCGTGCGCGTCGACGAGGGGCAGGTCCTCGGGGAGGTAGACAGAGGGTTCCAGACCGCGATGAACTGGATCGGCGGCGGGCGCATCAACATCGCGGCGAACGCCGTCGGGAACGCGCAGTTCCTCCTCGACCTCGCGGTGGAGTACGCCCGCGAGCGCGAGACGTTCGGCAAACCCATCGGTCACCGCCAGGGCGTCTCCTTCCAGCTCGCCGACCTCGCGACGGACGCCGAGACGACGCGACAGCTCTACCGCTACGCCGCCTGGAAGATAGACGAGGGCGAGCGCGCCCGCAAGGAGGAGTCGATGGCGAAGCTCCGGGGCGCACAGCTCAACAACCGCGCGGCGGACGTCGCCATGCAGGTGTACGGCGGCGCCGGCTTCATGAAGGACCAGCCCATCGAGCGCCAGTACCGGACCGCGCGCGTCCTGCGCATCTTCGAGGGGACCGACGAGATACAGAAGCGCACCATCGCCCGGGAGCTCATCTGA
- a CDS encoding MBL fold metallo-hydrolase → MTRDPLEYSLAARVHRIETPVPWPPGHAAAFLVEGEEPVLVDAGHVDERSEDVLDEGLAERGYTVADIEHVVLTHPHSDHIGQVPAFVAADARLYAPRAVCEQLRRDPADLEARVRETAASVGLPPRELDAQVARAVDSLERNRRLLPPDAVAVPFEYGEAFPVADLSLEPVHTPGHQTGHACLFASDGAETVLFSGDALVEPFRAAALDVGLDRGAYDAVAAFYRGYGRLEAALDRREPRRVYAGHGPPFEDAKGVLERSRASLDRLVADVLATVERVGPASPYAVTLARLGGDELRYPAPLLDTVGALGTLDERGAVVYRVDDGVRRYVAV, encoded by the coding sequence GTGACGCGCGACCCCCTGGAGTACTCGCTCGCCGCGCGCGTCCACCGCATCGAGACGCCCGTGCCCTGGCCGCCGGGGCACGCCGCCGCCTTCCTCGTCGAGGGGGAGGAACCGGTGCTCGTGGACGCGGGCCACGTCGACGAGCGCTCGGAGGACGTACTCGACGAGGGCCTCGCAGAGCGCGGGTACACCGTCGCCGATATCGAGCACGTCGTCCTCACCCACCCGCACTCCGACCACATCGGCCAGGTCCCGGCGTTCGTCGCGGCCGACGCGCGGCTGTACGCCCCCCGGGCCGTCTGCGAGCAGTTGCGACGGGACCCCGCCGACCTGGAGGCGCGCGTCCGCGAGACGGCCGCGAGCGTCGGCCTCCCGCCTCGCGAACTCGACGCACAGGTCGCGCGCGCCGTCGACTCGCTCGAACGCAACCGCCGTCTCCTCCCGCCCGACGCGGTGGCCGTCCCCTTCGAGTACGGCGAGGCGTTTCCCGTCGCCGACCTCTCGCTGGAACCGGTCCACACGCCCGGCCACCAGACCGGTCACGCCTGCCTCTTCGCGAGCGACGGGGCGGAGACGGTGCTGTTCTCCGGCGACGCGCTCGTCGAACCGTTCCGCGCCGCCGCCCTCGACGTCGGCCTCGACCGGGGGGCGTACGACGCCGTCGCGGCGTTCTACCGTGGGTACGGGAGGTTGGAAGCGGCACTCGACCGGCGGGAGCCGCGACGGGTGTACGCCGGCCACGGTCCGCCGTTCGAGGACGCGAAGGGCGTCCTCGAGCGGTCGCGGGCGTCGCTCGACCGTCTGGTCGCCGACGTACTCGCGACCGTCGAGCGCGTCGGCCCCGCCTCCCCCTACGCGGTGACGCTCGCCCGCCTCGGGGGCGACGAACTGCGCTACCCGGCCCCGCTGCTCGACACCGTCGGGGCGCTCGGGACGCTCGACGAGCGGGGAGCGGTCGTCTACCGGGTCGACGACGGCGTCAGGCGCTACGTCGCCGTGTAG
- a CDS encoding class I adenylate-forming enzyme family protein, protein MRIEDVADDAFRGNVAKLHDETVAHHGDGLAIEMHGRELTHREVQAATAAVAGGLHDLGLEPGDSLLLYLPNCPQYLLAALGAFRAGVVVSPVNPQYKVRELSYQLEDADASAIVTHAALRETVAETVTETDREPVVVTVGESVPEGDVPFEAVRGEATLVERDDDDVALLPYTSGTTGRPKGVELTHRNVRAQTVATLTSGYDDLPGDEVRSLIWLPLYHITGFTHTAWQPLVRGGTLYLRNPTDWDADDAMALVEDAGITHFVGVTAMYVDMVTADSFGEHDLGSLVQAAEGGAKMSVAVQREFEAVAGVEMSEGYGLTETNGATHSQQGSTYGLRHGTVGQPLRMTDCKLVDDAGEEVGVGEEGELLVRGPQVMRGYRNMPEVTAAAFTDAGYFRTGDIARRDGENYYEIVDRKTHMIVSAGYNVYPSEVEEVLHEHEAVADVAVVGVPDERRNEVPIAYVVTRPDVEAGSDVTAEALKQHCLETIAEYKHPREVRFLEELPRTASGKVQKFKLEARDDATHGEA, encoded by the coding sequence ATGCGTATCGAGGACGTCGCCGACGACGCGTTCCGGGGGAACGTCGCGAAGCTCCACGACGAGACCGTCGCCCACCACGGCGACGGCCTCGCCATCGAGATGCACGGCCGGGAGCTGACTCACCGCGAGGTCCAGGCGGCGACGGCGGCCGTCGCCGGCGGCCTCCACGACCTGGGGCTGGAACCGGGGGACTCGCTCCTGCTCTACCTCCCGAACTGCCCGCAGTACCTGCTCGCGGCGCTCGGGGCGTTCCGCGCCGGAGTGGTCGTCTCGCCGGTCAACCCCCAGTACAAGGTCCGTGAACTGAGCTACCAGCTCGAGGACGCCGACGCCTCGGCCATCGTCACCCACGCCGCCCTGCGCGAGACGGTCGCGGAGACGGTGACCGAGACCGACCGCGAGCCGGTGGTCGTGACGGTCGGGGAGTCGGTCCCCGAGGGCGACGTCCCCTTCGAGGCGGTGCGGGGCGAGGCGACGCTCGTCGAGCGCGACGACGACGACGTGGCGCTGTTGCCGTACACGAGCGGGACGACCGGCCGGCCGAAGGGGGTCGAACTCACCCACCGCAACGTCCGCGCCCAGACGGTCGCCACCCTCACGAGCGGCTACGACGACCTCCCCGGCGACGAGGTGCGGAGCCTCATCTGGCTCCCCCTCTACCACATCACGGGCTTCACGCACACGGCGTGGCAGCCGCTGGTCCGCGGGGGGACGCTCTACCTCCGCAACCCGACCGACTGGGACGCGGACGACGCGATGGCGCTCGTCGAGGACGCGGGCATCACCCACTTCGTCGGCGTCACCGCGATGTACGTCGACATGGTCACCGCCGACTCCTTCGGCGAGCACGACCTGGGCAGTCTGGTGCAGGCCGCGGAGGGGGGCGCGAAGATGTCCGTCGCCGTCCAGCGGGAGTTCGAGGCCGTCGCGGGCGTCGAGATGTCCGAGGGCTACGGGCTCACCGAGACCAACGGCGCGACCCACTCCCAGCAGGGGTCGACCTACGGCCTGCGCCACGGGACGGTCGGCCAGCCCCTCCGGATGACCGACTGTAAACTCGTCGACGACGCCGGCGAGGAGGTCGGCGTCGGCGAGGAGGGCGAACTGCTCGTGCGCGGCCCGCAGGTGATGCGCGGCTACCGCAACATGCCCGAGGTGACGGCCGCCGCGTTCACCGACGCGGGCTACTTCCGCACGGGCGACATCGCCCGTCGCGACGGCGAGAACTACTACGAGATCGTCGACCGCAAGACGCACATGATCGTCTCGGCGGGCTACAACGTCTACCCGAGCGAGGTCGAGGAGGTGCTCCACGAACACGAGGCGGTCGCCGACGTCGCCGTCGTCGGCGTTCCCGACGAGCGACGCAACGAGGTGCCCATCGCCTACGTCGTCACCCGCCCCGACGTCGAAGCGGGGTCGGACGTCACCGCCGAGGCACTCAAACAGCACTGTCTGGAGACCATCGCGGAGTACAAACACCCCCGCGAGGTCCGCTTCCTCGAGGAACTCCCCCGGACCGCGAGCGGGAAGGTACAGAAGTTCAAACTGGAGGCGCGCGACGACGCCACCCACGGCGAGGCCTGA